In Kocuria turfanensis, a single genomic region encodes these proteins:
- the paaA gene encoding 1,2-phenylacetyl-CoA epoxidase subunit PaaA: protein MTSQNTGLHAVAAADPAEQAELDRAGQEHFDHIISEDSRIEPRDWMPAAYRRTLVRQISQHAHSEIIGMQPEGNWISRAPSLKRKAILMAKVQDEAGHGLYLYSAAETLGTPRSELTQQLLDGRAKYSSIFNYPARTWADMGAIGWLVDGAAIANQVPLCRASYGPYGRAMVRICKEESFHQRQGWEILYELSHGTPAQKEMAQDAVNRFYGPSLQMFGPPDDDSPNSKQSMAWNIKRFSNDELRQRFVDMIVPQAEALGLTLPDPDLKWNAERGHYDYGPLDWDEFKAVVGGRGPCNVQRMQRRRQAHEEGAWVREAAAAYARKTAAERASAELIGA, encoded by the coding sequence ATGACTTCGCAGAACACCGGCCTCCACGCCGTGGCCGCGGCGGACCCGGCCGAGCAGGCCGAGCTGGACCGCGCCGGCCAGGAGCACTTCGACCACATCATCTCCGAGGACTCCCGCATCGAGCCGCGCGACTGGATGCCCGCCGCCTACCGCCGCACCCTCGTCCGCCAGATCTCCCAGCACGCGCACTCCGAGATCATCGGGATGCAGCCGGAGGGCAACTGGATCTCCCGGGCCCCGTCCCTCAAGCGCAAGGCCATCCTGATGGCCAAGGTGCAGGACGAGGCCGGTCACGGCCTGTACCTCTACTCCGCCGCCGAGACCCTGGGCACCCCGCGCTCCGAGCTCACCCAGCAGCTGCTGGACGGCCGGGCCAAGTACTCCTCGATCTTCAACTACCCGGCGCGCACCTGGGCCGACATGGGCGCCATCGGCTGGCTCGTGGACGGCGCGGCGATCGCCAACCAGGTCCCGCTGTGCCGGGCCTCCTACGGCCCCTACGGCCGGGCGATGGTGCGCATCTGCAAGGAGGAGTCCTTCCACCAGCGCCAGGGCTGGGAGATCCTCTACGAGCTCTCCCACGGCACGCCCGCGCAGAAGGAGATGGCCCAGGACGCCGTCAACCGCTTCTACGGCCCGTCCCTGCAGATGTTCGGCCCCCCGGACGACGACTCGCCCAACTCGAAGCAGTCGATGGCGTGGAACATCAAGCGCTTCTCCAACGACGAGCTGCGCCAGCGCTTCGTCGACATGATCGTCCCGCAGGCCGAGGCCCTCGGGCTGACCCTGCCGGACCCGGACCTCAAGTGGAACGCGGAGCGCGGCCACTACGACTACGGACCGCTGGACTGGGACGAGTTCAAGGCCGTCGTCGGGGGCAGGGGCCCGTGCAACGTCCAGCGCATGCAGCGCCGCCGCCAGGCCCACGAGGAGGGCGCCTGGGTCCGCGAGGCCGCCGCCGCCTACGCCCGCAAGACCGCCGCGGAGCGCGCCTCCGCCGAACTCATCGGAGCCTGA
- the paaD gene encoding 1,2-phenylacetyl-CoA epoxidase subunit PaaD, producing MTTMTDHPHTRPAPVTGRELRPQDEASARIWDVAATVNDPEIPVLSIADLGILRGARAEGERAVVVITPTYSGCPAMETITADVTAALNAHGWEDVRVELVLQPAWTTDWMSEDGRRKLAEYGIAPPTGRAAAGPVRLSLAVKCPRCDSLNTREMTRFGSTACKALHVCNECLEPFDYFKVH from the coding sequence ATGACGACGATGACCGACCACCCGCACACGCGGCCCGCGCCGGTGACCGGCCGGGAGCTGCGGCCGCAGGACGAGGCCTCGGCGCGCATCTGGGACGTCGCCGCGACGGTGAACGACCCGGAGATCCCGGTGCTCTCCATCGCCGACCTCGGGATCCTGCGCGGGGCCCGGGCCGAGGGCGAGCGCGCCGTCGTCGTCATCACCCCCACCTACTCGGGGTGCCCCGCCATGGAGACCATCACCGCGGACGTCACCGCGGCGCTCAACGCGCACGGCTGGGAGGACGTGCGCGTGGAGCTCGTGCTGCAGCCCGCCTGGACGACCGACTGGATGAGCGAGGACGGCCGGCGCAAGCTCGCCGAGTACGGCATCGCCCCGCCCACCGGCCGCGCCGCCGCCGGGCCCGTCCGGCTGAGCCTGGCCGTCAAGTGCCCGCGCTGCGACTCCCTGAACACCCGCGAGATGACCCGCTTCGGGTCCACCGCCTGCAAGGCGCTCCACGTCTGCAACGAGTGCCTGGAACCCTTCGACTACTTCAAGGTGCACTGA
- a CDS encoding enoyl-CoA hydratase/isomerase family protein: MIDLTIDGSVAEVVLDAPQKMNALDEAALAELGEAYAEAERAGVRALVLRGEGRGFCAGRDISAVDPASDDAYGYLAGKVTPLLRTMSRFPAPTFAAVQGACLGVGLGLAIATDVVYVAEDARIGSPFANLGATLDSGGHALFTERLGAHRTLDLIYTAELMSGAEAVRSGLFSRSVPREELLELTRAKAAAVAEGATGAFLASRELVAQIRDERLGLWESVEHENRVQGELCRSADYAEGFAAFQQKRRPRFTGGRA, encoded by the coding sequence GTGATCGACCTGACCATCGACGGATCCGTGGCCGAGGTGGTGCTCGACGCGCCCCAGAAGATGAACGCCCTGGACGAGGCCGCCCTCGCCGAGCTGGGCGAGGCCTACGCCGAGGCAGAGCGGGCCGGCGTCCGGGCGCTCGTGCTGCGCGGTGAGGGCCGCGGCTTCTGCGCCGGCCGGGACATCTCCGCCGTGGACCCCGCCTCCGACGACGCCTACGGGTACCTCGCCGGGAAGGTCACCCCGCTGCTGCGCACGATGAGCCGTTTCCCGGCGCCGACCTTCGCCGCCGTGCAGGGGGCGTGCCTGGGGGTGGGGCTGGGCCTGGCGATCGCCACCGACGTGGTCTACGTGGCCGAGGACGCCAGGATCGGCTCCCCCTTCGCCAACCTCGGCGCGACCCTCGACTCCGGCGGGCACGCCCTGTTCACCGAGCGGCTGGGCGCCCACCGGACCCTGGACCTGATCTACACCGCGGAGCTGATGAGCGGCGCCGAGGCCGTGCGCTCCGGGCTGTTCAGCCGGTCGGTGCCGCGCGAGGAGCTGCTCGAGCTCACCCGGGCGAAGGCCGCCGCGGTGGCCGAGGGCGCCACCGGGGCGTTCCTGGCCTCCCGGGAGCTCGTGGCGCAGATCCGCGACGAGCGGCTGGGCCTGTGGGAGTCCGTGGAGCACGAGAACCGGGTGCAGGGCGAGCTGTGCCGCAGCGCCGACTACGCCGAGGGCTTCGCCGCGTTCCAGCAGAAGCGCCGCCCCCGCTTCACCGGCGGGCGGGCCTGA
- the paaB gene encoding 1,2-phenylacetyl-CoA epoxidase subunit PaaB, which yields MSENHENTVRPIGAASDEWPLWEVFVRSSRGLSHVHAGSLHAPDATMAVRNARDLYTRRNEGTSVWVVPSEAITASDPDSKGGYFESAQGKSYRHATYYTKSEGVKHL from the coding sequence ATGAGCGAGAACCACGAGAACACGGTCCGCCCGATCGGCGCCGCCTCGGACGAGTGGCCCCTGTGGGAGGTGTTCGTGCGCTCCTCGCGCGGACTGTCCCACGTCCACGCCGGCTCGCTGCACGCCCCGGACGCCACGATGGCCGTGCGCAACGCCCGGGACCTGTACACCCGCCGCAACGAGGGCACCTCCGTGTGGGTCGTGCCCTCCGAGGCCATCACCGCCTCGGACCCCGACTCCAAGGGCGGGTACTTCGAGTCCGCGCAGGGCAAGAGCTACCGGCACGCCACGTACTACACGAAGAGCGAAGGGGTGAAGCACCTGTGA
- a CDS encoding VOC family protein — translation MGVRLSRTTVSALDPCAQARWWHRLLGWPLGGQCRPGDTECWLESPEGFRLLFFSEGVREPKGPAWNRLHLDLRPDEGGTCEEEVARAVELGAEVVDDRRGTDSWVVLADPEGNEFCILGA, via the coding sequence GTGGGAGTACGACTGTCGCGCACGACCGTCAGCGCGCTGGACCCCTGCGCCCAGGCCCGGTGGTGGCACCGGCTGCTGGGCTGGCCCCTCGGCGGGCAGTGCCGTCCCGGCGACACGGAGTGCTGGCTGGAGAGCCCGGAGGGCTTCCGCCTGCTGTTCTTCTCGGAGGGCGTCCGGGAGCCCAAGGGCCCGGCGTGGAACCGGCTCCACCTCGACCTGCGGCCCGACGAGGGCGGCACCTGCGAGGAGGAGGTCGCGCGCGCGGTGGAACTGGGCGCCGAGGTGGTCGACGACCGCCGTGGGACGGACTCCTGGGTGGTGTTGGCCGACCCGGAGGGCAACGAGTTCTGCATCCTGGGGGCCTGA
- the paaC gene encoding 1,2-phenylacetyl-CoA epoxidase subunit PaaC has translation MSFASHDSATKQSAGHAITAEDIQAGGAKAAEDVARYALQLGDDALMLSQRLGWWIARAPELEEDIALANIALDLLGHARFFLTYAGTAWGKTEDDLAYFRDEEEFRSCRLVEQENGDFGQTIARQLIFSYYQYELYRRLVHSSDPTLAAIADKALKEVQYHQDHAGQWVLRLGLGTEESKRRMQEGLHTMWPYVDELFHDDELVDALGDAAVRPSELRADFDVRLQAVLDEAELSVPEVLGAYGGDRSGRFSEQRGHILAEMQVLARRHPGATW, from the coding sequence GTGAGCTTCGCGTCCCACGATTCCGCGACCAAGCAGAGCGCGGGCCACGCCATCACCGCCGAGGACATCCAGGCCGGCGGCGCGAAGGCCGCCGAGGACGTGGCCCGCTACGCCCTGCAGCTGGGCGACGACGCCCTGATGCTCTCCCAGCGCCTGGGCTGGTGGATCGCCCGGGCCCCGGAGCTCGAGGAGGACATCGCGCTGGCCAACATCGCCCTGGACCTGCTCGGGCACGCCCGCTTCTTCCTGACCTACGCCGGCACCGCCTGGGGGAAGACCGAGGACGACCTCGCCTACTTCCGCGACGAGGAGGAGTTCCGCTCCTGCCGTCTGGTGGAGCAGGAGAACGGCGACTTCGGGCAGACCATCGCCCGGCAGCTGATCTTCTCCTACTACCAGTACGAGCTCTACCGCCGCCTGGTGCACTCCTCCGACCCCACGCTCGCGGCCATCGCCGACAAGGCGCTCAAGGAGGTCCAGTACCACCAGGACCACGCGGGCCAGTGGGTGCTGCGCCTGGGCCTGGGCACGGAGGAGTCCAAGCGGCGGATGCAGGAGGGGCTGCACACCATGTGGCCCTACGTGGACGAGCTCTTCCACGACGACGAGCTCGTCGACGCGCTCGGGGACGCGGCCGTGCGCCCGTCCGAGCTGCGCGCGGACTTCGACGTCCGCCTGCAGGCGGTCCTGGACGAGGCCGAGCTGTCCGTGCCCGAGGTGCTGGGCGCCTACGGCGGGGACCGCTCCGGGCGGTTCAGCGAGCAGCGGGGCCACATCCTCGCCGAGATGCAGGTGCTCGCCCGCCGGCACCCCGGCGCCACCTGGTGA
- a CDS encoding TetR/AcrR family transcriptional regulator, which translates to MSHAPASAPPDSGAPRRGRPGYDRETLLDVCVEVFNVHGYDATSMGTLSKHLGISKSAIYHHVESKEEILEQALNRALDALEEVLAAAERTEAPAVQRLEQVIRGTVHVLVEQMPYVTLLLRLRGNSEVETRALERRRTVTRRVGALIEQAQEEGDLRRDLSGRSASRLLLGMINSIVDWYRPDPDKPDDGLADTVVALAFSGLRAP; encoded by the coding sequence ATGTCCCACGCACCGGCGTCCGCACCACCGGACAGCGGGGCGCCGCGCCGCGGTCGGCCCGGCTACGACCGTGAGACGCTGCTCGACGTCTGCGTCGAGGTGTTCAACGTCCACGGCTACGACGCCACCTCGATGGGCACCCTGTCCAAGCACCTGGGCATCTCCAAGTCCGCGATCTACCACCACGTGGAGTCCAAGGAGGAGATCCTCGAACAGGCGCTGAACCGGGCCCTCGATGCGCTCGAGGAGGTCCTGGCCGCCGCGGAGCGGACGGAGGCCCCCGCGGTCCAGCGGCTCGAACAGGTGATCCGCGGGACCGTGCACGTGCTCGTGGAGCAGATGCCGTACGTGACCCTGCTGCTGCGGCTGCGGGGGAACTCGGAGGTCGAGACACGGGCGCTCGAGCGCCGTCGCACGGTCACCCGCCGGGTCGGCGCGCTCATCGAGCAGGCGCAGGAGGAGGGCGACCTGCGCCGCGACCTCAGCGGCCGCTCCGCCTCCCGCCTGCTCCTGGGCATGATCAACTCGATCGTCGACTGGTACCGCCCGGATCCGGACAAGCCCGACGACGGGCTGGCCGACACCGTGGTCGCGCTCGCCTTCTCGGGCCTGCGCGCCCCCTGA
- a CDS encoding phenylacetate--CoA ligase family protein, with product MAECSVPNPYTPAPAPADRSQPDPEETMSRDQVESLQLERLRWTLHHAYENVPAYTELFDAHGVHPGDLKELEDLRLFPYTDKEFLRKAYPFKSLAVPMGEVRRIHASSGTTGQPTVVAYTENDISTWASLVARCFRLSGVRPGDKVHNAYGYGLFTGGLGAHYGAERLGCAVIPMSGGQTEKQVQMIRDFEPQAILSTPTYLLTIADGFRKLGLDPRETSLRTAVLGAEPWTEEMRREIETTFGVDACDIYGLSEVMGPGVAGESAQSKDGSHIWEDHFRPEIIDPFTDEVQETGRPGELVFTALTKEALPIIRYRTHDLTRLLPGTDRPGHRRMGRITGRSDDMIILRGVNLFPSQIEELALQVPELSPHFTLEITRPHRMDQMTINIERREQVTVEAAEAGGQKLLHAIKTKIGSSASIRIAEPGTLARSSGKLRRVYDHRDKA from the coding sequence ATGGCCGAGTGCTCCGTCCCGAATCCCTACACCCCCGCTCCCGCCCCCGCGGACCGGTCGCAGCCGGACCCCGAGGAGACGATGAGCCGGGACCAGGTGGAGTCCCTCCAGCTGGAGCGGCTGCGCTGGACCCTGCACCACGCCTACGAGAACGTCCCCGCCTACACCGAGCTCTTCGACGCCCACGGCGTGCACCCGGGCGACCTCAAGGAGCTCGAGGACCTGCGGCTGTTCCCATACACGGACAAGGAGTTCCTGCGGAAGGCGTACCCGTTCAAGTCCCTCGCGGTGCCGATGGGCGAGGTCCGCCGGATCCACGCCTCCTCCGGGACCACCGGCCAGCCCACCGTGGTGGCCTACACCGAGAACGACATCAGCACCTGGGCGAGCCTCGTGGCACGCTGCTTCCGCCTCTCGGGCGTGCGGCCGGGGGACAAGGTGCACAACGCCTACGGCTACGGGCTGTTCACGGGCGGGCTCGGGGCCCACTACGGCGCCGAGCGCCTGGGCTGTGCGGTCATCCCGATGTCCGGCGGGCAGACCGAGAAGCAGGTCCAGATGATCCGGGACTTCGAGCCCCAGGCCATCCTCTCGACCCCCACGTATCTGCTGACCATCGCCGACGGCTTCCGGAAGCTGGGGCTGGACCCGCGCGAGACCTCGCTGCGCACCGCCGTGCTCGGCGCGGAGCCGTGGACCGAGGAGATGCGCCGGGAGATCGAGACCACGTTCGGGGTCGACGCGTGCGACATCTACGGACTCTCGGAGGTCATGGGCCCGGGCGTGGCCGGGGAGTCGGCGCAGTCCAAGGACGGCTCCCACATCTGGGAAGACCACTTCCGCCCCGAGATCATCGATCCCTTCACGGACGAGGTGCAGGAGACCGGCCGGCCCGGCGAGCTCGTGTTCACGGCGCTCACCAAGGAGGCCCTGCCGATCATCCGCTACCGCACCCACGACCTCACCCGTCTGCTGCCCGGCACGGACCGGCCCGGGCACCGGCGGATGGGCCGGATCACGGGCCGCTCCGACGACATGATCATCCTGCGCGGGGTCAACCTGTTCCCCTCCCAGATCGAGGAGCTGGCCCTGCAGGTGCCGGAGCTGAGCCCGCACTTCACGCTCGAGATCACCCGCCCGCACCGGATGGACCAGATGACCATCAACATCGAGCGGCGCGAGCAGGTGACCGTCGAGGCCGCCGAGGCGGGCGGGCAGAAGCTGCTGCACGCCATCAAGACGAAGATCGGCTCCTCGGCCTCGATCCGGATCGCCGAGCCGGGCACGCTCGCCCGTTCCTCCGGCAAGCTGCGCCGCGTCTACGACCACCGGGACAAGGCGTGA
- the paaZ gene encoding phenylacetic acid degradation bifunctional protein PaaZ: protein MAAQTQTVLPSYLRGRWWTPEDPQRITEVADASTGEIVARVSTDGIDIASAVEYGRTVGQHSLGELTIHERALKLKELAQHLTEHKQELYDLSYATGATLKDHFFDVDGGIRTLFTFSSKGRRELPNANVIVDGAVEQLSKDGSFLGEHIYTRMPGVAVQINAFNFPVWGFLEKFAPAFLAGMPTVVKPATPTGYVTEACVRLMVDSGILPEGSLQLVSGSARDLLDHLDYRDHVAFTGSAGTAQSLRNHDNVVNGGVRFTAETDSLNAAVLGPDATPDTPEFEAFVKAVFVEITAKAGQKCTAIRRVIVPQERVEDVVAAVAQRVQQRVVIGDPRTEGVTMGALASKEQQSEVRKAVERLVAAGGTVRLGGPDASVGGADTEAGAFFPVTVLSFDDPETPEVHFVEAFGPVTSVLGYTDVDDAVRLAALGGGSLVATVCTNDGATAARFAAGIGSHHGRVHFLNRQDARTSTGHGSPMPHLVHGGPGRAGGGEELGGVRGVKHYMQRTAIQGPPDILTAVTGVWHRGAAANTVTREAVESGTGEHPFRKSLETLRIGDQFASELRTVTLEDITEFAERTGDTFYAHTDEEAATANPFFPRRVAHGYLLVSWAAGLFVEPAPGPVLANYGLENLRFITPVTYDDAVRVTLTAKQITPRVTDEYGEVRWDAILHNQHDEIVATYDVLTLVAKTWPVA, encoded by the coding sequence GTGGCAGCACAGACCCAGACCGTCCTCCCCAGCTACCTGCGGGGCCGGTGGTGGACCCCGGAGGACCCGCAGCGGATCACGGAGGTCGCCGACGCCTCGACCGGCGAGATCGTGGCGCGGGTGTCCACCGACGGCATCGACATCGCCTCCGCGGTGGAGTACGGCCGCACCGTGGGGCAGCACTCCCTCGGGGAGCTCACCATCCACGAGCGGGCGCTGAAGCTCAAGGAGCTCGCGCAGCACCTCACCGAGCACAAGCAGGAGCTCTACGACCTGTCCTACGCCACCGGCGCCACGCTCAAGGACCACTTCTTCGACGTCGACGGCGGCATCAGGACCCTCTTCACGTTCTCCTCCAAGGGCCGGCGCGAGCTGCCCAACGCCAACGTGATCGTGGACGGCGCCGTGGAGCAGCTCTCGAAGGACGGGTCCTTCCTGGGCGAGCACATCTACACCCGGATGCCCGGCGTGGCCGTGCAGATCAACGCGTTCAACTTCCCGGTGTGGGGCTTCCTGGAGAAGTTCGCGCCGGCCTTCCTCGCCGGCATGCCCACCGTGGTCAAGCCCGCGACCCCCACCGGCTACGTCACCGAGGCCTGCGTGCGTCTGATGGTCGACTCCGGGATCCTGCCCGAGGGCTCGCTGCAGCTGGTCTCCGGATCCGCCCGGGACCTGCTCGACCACCTGGACTACCGCGACCACGTGGCCTTCACCGGCTCCGCCGGCACCGCGCAGTCGCTGCGCAACCACGACAACGTGGTCAACGGCGGGGTCCGGTTCACCGCCGAGACGGACTCCCTCAACGCCGCCGTCCTCGGCCCCGACGCCACCCCGGACACCCCGGAGTTCGAGGCGTTCGTCAAGGCCGTGTTCGTCGAGATCACCGCCAAGGCCGGGCAGAAGTGCACGGCGATCCGCCGCGTCATCGTCCCGCAGGAGCGCGTGGAGGACGTCGTGGCGGCCGTGGCCCAGCGCGTGCAGCAGCGCGTGGTGATCGGCGACCCCCGCACCGAGGGCGTCACCATGGGCGCCCTGGCCTCCAAGGAGCAGCAGTCGGAGGTCCGCAAGGCCGTGGAGCGCCTCGTGGCCGCCGGCGGCACCGTCCGGCTCGGCGGGCCCGACGCCTCCGTGGGCGGGGCCGACACCGAGGCGGGAGCCTTCTTCCCCGTCACGGTCCTGTCCTTCGACGACCCCGAGACCCCGGAGGTGCACTTCGTCGAGGCCTTCGGTCCGGTGACCTCCGTGCTCGGCTACACCGACGTCGACGACGCCGTGCGGCTGGCCGCGCTCGGCGGCGGCTCGCTGGTGGCCACCGTGTGCACGAACGACGGCGCGACCGCCGCCCGGTTCGCCGCCGGCATCGGCTCCCACCACGGGCGCGTGCACTTCCTCAACCGCCAGGACGCCAGGACCTCCACCGGCCACGGCTCCCCCATGCCGCACCTGGTCCACGGCGGCCCGGGCCGCGCCGGCGGCGGCGAGGAGCTGGGCGGGGTGCGCGGCGTCAAGCACTACATGCAGCGCACCGCGATCCAGGGGCCCCCGGACATCCTCACGGCCGTCACCGGCGTGTGGCACCGGGGCGCCGCGGCGAACACGGTGACCCGGGAGGCGGTCGAGAGCGGCACCGGCGAGCACCCGTTCCGCAAGTCGCTGGAGACCCTGCGGATCGGCGACCAGTTCGCCTCCGAGCTGCGCACGGTGACCCTGGAGGACATCACCGAGTTCGCGGAGCGGACCGGGGACACGTTCTACGCGCACACCGACGAGGAGGCGGCCACGGCCAACCCGTTCTTCCCCCGGCGGGTGGCCCACGGCTACCTGCTGGTCTCCTGGGCGGCCGGGCTGTTCGTGGAGCCCGCCCCGGGGCCCGTGCTGGCCAACTACGGGCTGGAGAACCTCCGGTTCATCACCCCGGTGACCTACGACGACGCCGTCCGGGTGACCCTGACCGCCAAGCAGATCACTCCGCGCGTGACCGACGAGTACGGGGAGGTCCGCTGGGACGCGATCCTGCACAACCAGCACGACGAGATCGTGGCGACCTACGACGTGCTGACCCTGGTCGCGAAGACCTGGCCGGTGGCGTGA
- the paaE gene encoding 1,2-phenylacetyl-CoA epoxidase subunit PaaE, producing MTEITAPARRRATFNSLEVSQVRKLTADSVEVAFAVPPELVDDYDYLPGQYVALRAHIDGQEVRRSYSICAEPKPGEIRVAIKQDIGGVFSTWANESLQAGDRLDVMNPQGAFISKLGLTSLNDPERLAAEEVARNASVHLVAFAAGSGITPIMAIAKAVLRASPTSTFDLVYANRSAMDVMFAEELGDLKDKYPSRLAVHHVLSREQRISPLMSGRIDADKLNDILDEVVQVDRTDEWFLCGPFELVQLCRDALAERGVPEDRIRFELFTTGRPEAPQGQQGRVVPADPSGENYEITFNLDGLSSTIESPRSAHETVLNAALRVRPDVPFACAGGVCGTCRAKVVSGEFEMEENYALEKDEVEKGYVLTCQTRPTSKEFAVDFDA from the coding sequence ATGACCGAGATCACCGCCCCGGCCCGGCGCCGGGCCACGTTCAACTCCCTCGAGGTCTCCCAGGTCCGCAAGCTCACGGCGGACTCGGTCGAGGTCGCCTTCGCGGTCCCCCCGGAGCTCGTGGACGACTACGACTACCTGCCGGGCCAGTACGTGGCGCTGCGCGCCCACATCGACGGCCAGGAGGTCCGCCGGTCCTACTCGATCTGCGCGGAGCCGAAGCCGGGCGAGATCCGGGTGGCGATCAAGCAGGACATCGGCGGGGTGTTCTCCACCTGGGCCAACGAGTCGCTGCAGGCCGGCGACCGGCTCGACGTGATGAACCCGCAGGGCGCGTTCATCTCCAAGCTCGGGCTCACCAGCCTGAACGACCCCGAGCGGCTCGCCGCGGAGGAGGTCGCCCGGAACGCGTCGGTGCACCTGGTGGCCTTCGCGGCCGGGTCCGGGATCACCCCGATCATGGCCATCGCCAAGGCGGTGCTGCGGGCCTCCCCGACCTCCACCTTCGACCTCGTCTACGCCAACCGCTCCGCCATGGACGTGATGTTCGCCGAGGAGCTGGGCGACCTCAAGGACAAGTACCCGTCCCGCCTGGCGGTCCACCACGTGCTCTCCCGCGAGCAGCGGATCAGCCCCCTGATGTCCGGGCGGATCGACGCCGACAAGCTCAACGACATCCTGGACGAGGTCGTCCAGGTGGACCGGACCGACGAGTGGTTCCTGTGCGGGCCCTTCGAGCTGGTCCAGCTGTGCCGGGACGCCCTCGCCGAGCGCGGTGTGCCGGAGGACCGGATCCGCTTCGAGCTCTTCACCACCGGCCGGCCCGAGGCCCCGCAGGGGCAGCAGGGCCGGGTGGTCCCCGCCGACCCCTCGGGGGAGAACTACGAGATCACCTTCAACCTCGACGGGCTCTCCAGCACGATCGAGTCCCCGAGGAGCGCCCACGAGACCGTGCTCAACGCGGCGCTGCGGGTCCGGCCCGACGTGCCGTTCGCGTGCGCCGGCGGGGTGTGCGGCACCTGCCGCGCGAAGGTGGTCTCCGGGGAGTTCGAGATGGAGGAGAACTACGCCCTGGAGAAGGACGAGGTCGAGAAGGGCTACGTCCTCACCTGCCAGACCCGGCCGACCTCCAAGGAGTTCGCCGTCGACTTCGACGCCTGA